In Cololabis saira isolate AMF1-May2022 chromosome 10, fColSai1.1, whole genome shotgun sequence, a single window of DNA contains:
- the rab12 gene encoding ras-related protein Rab-12 — MDHRHDPRRAGGSGTESPGSAAQSRRRKMPPRPADFKLQIIIIGSRGVGKTSIMERFTDDTFCEACKSTVGVDFKIKTVELRGKKIRLQIWDTAGQERFNSITSAYYRGAKGIVLVYDITKQETFEDLPKWMKMIDKYASEEAELLLVGNKLDCETDRIISRQQGERFASRISGMRFCEASAKDNFNVDEIFLKLVDDILSKMPLEVPNQELSNSVLSLQPEPEVPPELPPPRIRCC; from the exons ATGGATCATCGCCATGACCCTCGCAGGGCCGGCGGCTCCGGGACGGAGTCCCCGGGATCGGCGGCTCAGTCCCGCCGCAGGAAGATGCCGCCCAGACCTGCTGATTTCAAACTCCAGATCATCATCATCGGCTCCCGCGGTGTCGGTAAAACGAGCATCATGGAGAGGTTCACCGACGACACTTTCTGCGAAGCCTGCAAGTCGACCGTAG GAGTTGACTTCAAAATAAAGACAGTTGAGTTGAGAGGGAAGAAGATCAGGTTACAGATCTG GGACACTGCTGGCCAGGAGAGATTCAACAGCATCACATCCGCCTACTACAGAGGAGCCAAGGGAATTGTGCTTGTTTATGACATCACAAAACAAGAGACGTTTGAAGACCTTCCTAAATGGATGAAAATGATTGACAAG TATGCTTCAGAGGAAGCAGAGCTTCTGCTGGTTGGGAACAAGCTGGACTGTGAGACTGATCGCATCATCTCCAGACAACAAGGAGAGAGG TTTGCCTCTCGGATAAGTGGAATGCGCTTCTGCGAAGCTAGTGCCAAGGATAACTTTAATGTGGATGAGATCTTCCTGAAGTTAGTGGATGACATCCTCAGCAAG ATGCCTCTCGAAGTTCCCAACCAGGAGCTTTCCAACAGTGTCCTGTCTCTGCAGCCTGAACCAGAAGTTCCACCAGAGTTGCCCCCTCCCCGCATACGCTGTTGTTGA